One Lycium barbarum isolate Lr01 chromosome 5, ASM1917538v2, whole genome shotgun sequence genomic window carries:
- the LOC132641932 gene encoding uncharacterized protein LOC132641932 isoform X1: MDSKVENHSKEDTLRALQGKIDKLNTPNNMLDHVVELSVNDNLSLCELNESLPCVELSSLMNIDNVVDMGVPTLVDPVDDRLDFSCEINLCPPSVDTCDLNVSTLSCDMIAHTLVDPTYDRIDSSSKINLCPTSEDIYVDEFVCYDSLLIEELCDMPNESQISDDVDIIDHVDSHEQEIVLKNDVCLYESEITCLESSTLVDCPLFRDNILFDVGMTSENGVSSGMHGNVENVATFGSYKVFSNPLCDGDTLPEEGASFFRDFEVKLGHDDKHGVGEVVNTISDGEKSFLRVCDPLDGSTSCFGKASENEECSLKKSNVQGKEPTFWKDYARYSNLRGEEMLLKSWHRFNERKGKTLSLGYLTN, translated from the coding sequence ATGGActccaaagttgaaaaccacAGTAAAGAAGATACTTTGCGTGCACTTCAAGGTAAAATAGATAAACTTAACACTCCAAATAATATGCTTGATCATGTTGTTGAATTGAGTGTGAATGATAACTTGTCCTTATGTGAGCTTAATGAGTCTTTACCATGTGTTGAGCTTAGCTCTTTGATGAATATTGACAATGTGGTTGATATGGGtgttccaacactagttgatcctgtTGATGACcgacttgatttttcttgtgagatcaatttgtgtccacctagtgttgacacttgtgatttgaatgttagtacattgtcatgtgataTGATAGCccacacactagttgatcctacctatgaccgaattgattcttcaAGTAAGATCAATTTGTGTCCAACTAGTGAGGATatttatgttgatgaatttgTTTGTTATGATAGTCTACTGATTGAGGAACTTTGTGATATGCCTAATGAATCTCAaattagtgatgatgttgatataattgatcatgtagatagtcatgaaCAGGAAATTGTTTTGAAAAATGACGTTTGTCTTTATGAGAGTGAAATTACATGTTTAGAATCCTCAACTCTTGTTGATTGTCCTCTCTTTAGAGATAATATCTTATTTGATGTTGGCATGACTAGTGAAAATGGTGTATCTAGTGGAATGCATGGTAACGTTGAGAATGTAGCCACCTTTGGAAGCTACAAAGTGTTCAGTAATCCACTATGTGATGGCGATACCCTTCCTGAAGAAGGAGCTTCCTTCTTTAGGGATTTTGAAGTGAAGCTTGGTCATGATGACAAGCATGGAGTGGGTGAAGTTGTTAACACCATCTCCGATGGCGAAAAGTCCTTCTTGAGGGTTTGTGACCCACTTGATGGATCAACATCGTGTTTTGGAAAGGCTTCCGAAAATGAAGAGTGCTCTTTAAAAAAGAGCAATGTGCAAGGAAAGGAGCCTACATTTtggaaggactatgctagatATTCTAACCTAAGGGGTGAGGAGATGTTACTCAAATCTTGGCATAGGTTCAATGAGCGTAAAGGGAAAACTCTCTCTCTTGGTTATTTGACTAACTAG